The following proteins are encoded in a genomic region of Amphiura filiformis chromosome 11, Afil_fr2py, whole genome shotgun sequence:
- the LOC140164785 gene encoding uncharacterized protein, with translation MERLSRYQFGVTSCPAFGRNGSLVVWTDTKNPASDTGMLTITTEGVIKSVRSYTRDSIYPSARYATKFCPVPDTNTVFVFGGQTYLQDACQDMLKLTVNANNSNFRFEKVIGNGQQPQKCFGHTTTFIASKNAVAVFGGLTYSSYSYRTSAVEPHLFLFDINSSTWRKVWLNGIQSRAFHNAEVVGNDLVIFGGSYGDDLEKKFEHLDIINLETYHVHTVPFPHKLGNSVAFKDVTTNEIIVASNNKLIKIKTSDNFQSEVISSHNLGGRGCFGGVSGSNLMLCTSDDVFKLDLETGEIAQANQEVQVPDVVEAAQEAEMEEEEAEVDTEQDITSSQEFEDDEDVPLSTLLGFGERSESGSSDEEEDWMCNQDGCDLNNLPEERRQKLSYAKCDLCSRWFHAKCVYLEGFEIHDFNVMTCQCQSCFTKCEHDNCRTEGKLQETVRCVQCLKIFHCICAGIKLSKRQLAASSKVRHTCVSCQKGQ, from the coding sequence ATGGAGAGATTATCAAGATACCAGTTTGGAGTAACATCATGTCCAGCTTTTGGAAGGAATGGCAGCCTAGTTGTCTGGACAGATACAAAAAATCCTGCCAGTGACACAGGCATGCTTACCATTACCACAGAAGGAGTCATTAAGTCAGTACGCTCCTACACAAGAGATTCTATTTACCCCTCTGCCCGGTATGCAACCAAGTTTTGCCCTGTCCCTGACACCAATACTGTCTTTGTATTTGGTGGTCAAACATACTTGCAGGATGCATGTCAAGACATGTTGAAGTTGACCGTTAATGCTAATAACAGTAATTTTAGATTTGAAAAAGTTATTGGCAATGGTCAACAACCCCAAAAGTGTTTCGGCCACACAACAACATTCATTGCCAGCAAAAATGCAGTGGCTGTTTTTGGTGGCTTAACGTATTCAAGCTACAGTTACAGAACATCCGCTGTGGAAccccatttatttttatttgatattaaTTCATCAACTTGGAGGAAAGTGTGGCTAAATGGAATCCAATCAAGAGCCTTCCACAATGCTGAGGTAGTGGGGAATGATTTAGTTATTTTTGGTGGTTCTTATGGTGATGATCtggaaaaaaaatttgaacatttgGACATTATAAACCTAGAAACATATCATGTTCATACTGTTCCATTCCCACATAAGCTTGGAAACTCTGTTGCTTTCAAGGATGTTACTACTAATGAGATTATAGTTGCCAGTAATAACAAACTTATCAAAATAAAAACCTCAGACAATTTTCAGAGTGAAGTCATATCTAGTCATAATTTAGGCGGAAGGGGGTGTTTTGGAGGAGTAAGCGgatcaaatttaatgttatgcACTTCTGATGATGTTTTCAAACTTGATTTGGAGACAGGTGAAATTGCACAAGCAAATCAAGAGGTTCAGGTACCTGATGTTGTGGAAGCTGCCCAGGAAGCGGAGATGGAAGAGGAAGAAGCAGAGGTAGATACTGAGCAGGACATCACATCATCACAGGAATTTGAAGATGATGAGGATGTTCCTCTTTCCACTTTGCTGGGATTTGGTGAAAGAAGTGAGAGTGGAAGTAGTGATGAAGAGGAGGATTGGATGTGTAATCAAGATGGGTGTGACCTCAACAACTTACCAGAAGAACGGCGACAGAAGCTCAGTTACGCTAAGTGTGATTTGTGTAGCCGTTGGTTTCatgcaaaatgtgtgtatttagaGGGATTTGAAATACATGATTTCAATGTAATGACTTGCCAATGCCAATCATGCTTTACCAAATGTGAACATGACAATTGTCGCACTGAAGGTAAACTTCAGGAAACAGTGCGATGTGTACAATGCTTAAAAATATTTCATTGTATTTGCGCTGGAATTAAACTGTCTAAACGCCAGCTAGCCGCAAGTAGTAAGGTGAGGCACACTtgtgtgtcatgtcaaaaaggtCAATGA
- the LOC140163652 gene encoding V(D)J recombination-activating protein 1-like produces the protein MIFVPLNKLTESEIKFLPGNVDYTLNPPPFIGRTQSGAIDVLNEYPIVPEMDPPNVSGYRYYYDEALAAALKDIEGHLIEGLNKLEGNYRNRVKNLKVYVKDGGDGLGDMKEMRNRGTLYPSKVVRMAFTILSVTAVLDDNQEIKIFVEEKPNSEMCCRPLVVALADEQDKRSLAIMCKPLMFEREALQSTTMTIGSLSFTFSIYGTMYDEKMLRMGEGMLSSGSKYFCTLCTKLRTAPIDDVMDITRTHENCIYNFEAYERNAQHLTRENLLKESTGIASKPFLSSDPMIDATHADIHWGEKVFEMYAREIAQVYDPNKELTQEDKALVKDGAVRLKKFCREELGLKKELMMVGNFAREMLKPKTVQTLCDMLLPPQRHNAVKQYIALLSQMRTIYRATNPEIGSVDTYRELSSTFKTLLTNEFKYAFPLSNYQHKVLDHVPDLIIQFGSVGKFSTEPVEAGNKLCRRFRKCNAYKSPTMEMLHILKYHWLYTMKSLQMLVRDKANFHCGFCRELGHTARTCAKKTNSSLSN, from the coding sequence ATGATTTTTGTGCCCCTGAATAAGTTGACTGAGTCAGAAATCAAATTTCTCCCAGGTAATGTTGACTACACCCTCAACCCACCACCCTTCATTGGAAGAACCCAATCAGGCGCTATTGATGTTTTGAATGAATATCCTATTGTACCAGAGATGGACCCTCCCAATGTATCTGGGTACCGCTATTATTATGACGAAGCTTTAGCTGCAGCATTAAAGGACATAGAGGGCCATTTGATAGAGGGTCTGAATAAACTGGAAGGCAATTATCGCAATAGAGTCAAAAATCTAAAAGTGTACGTCAAAGATGGTGGTGATGGGTTGGGCGATATGAAGGAAATGCGGAATCGAGGCACACTTTACCCATCCAAAGTTGTTCGGATGGCTTTTACAATTCTCTCTGTCACTGCTGTCTTAGATGACAATCAGGAAATAAAGATATTTGTGGAGGAAAAGCCCAACTCTGAAATGTGCTGTAGACCCCTTGTAGTTGCTCTTGCAGATGAACAGGACAAACGGTCATTGGCCATCATGTGCAAGCCCCTCATGTTTGAACGTGAAGCACTGCAGTCGACCACAATGACCATTGGTTCTTTATCCTTCACATTTTCAATATATGGCACCATGTATGATGAGAAAATGCTCAGAATGGGTGAAGGGATGCTCTCATCAGGCAGCAAATACTTCTGCACCCTATGTACAAAGCTGCGCACTGCTCCCATTGATGATGTCATGGATATTACAAGAACGCATGAAAACTGTATATATAACTTTGAAGCCTATGAAAGAAATGCACAACATTTAACTAGGGAAAACCTTTTAAAAgagtcaactggaatagcaagtAAACCATTTTTATCATCGGACCCCATGATTGATGCAACGCATGCAGACATACACTGGGGTGAAAAAGTGTTCGAAATGTATGCAAGGGAAATAGCACAGGTGTATGATCCAAATAAAGAACTCACACAAGAGGATAAGGCTCTGGTCAAAGATGGGGCAGTTCGTTTAAAAAAGTTCTGCAGAGAAGAACTGGGACTTAAAAAGGAACTAATGATGGTCGGAAATTTTGCCAGGGAAATGTTAAAGCCCAAAACTGTCCAAACTCTTTGCGATATGCTCCTACCACCACAACGTCACAATGCTGTGAAACAGTATATAGCACTGCTATCACAAATGAGAACAATATACAGAGCAACAAACCCAGAAATTGGATCCGTAGACACATACAGGGAGTTGTCAAGCACATTCAAGACTCTATTAACCAATGAATTCAAATATGCATTTCCACTTTCAAATTACCAACATAAAGTACTTGATCATGTACCAGATCTCATAATTCAATTTGGATCTGTTGGGAAATTTTCAACTGAACCAGTAGAAGCGGGTAACAAACTTTGTAGGAGATTTCGGAAATGCAACGCATATAAATCTCCAACTATGGAGATGCTGCACATCTTGAAATACCATTGGTTATATACCATGAAGTCTTTGCAGATGCTAGTGAGAGACAAAGCTAACTTTCACTGTGGATTTTGTAGAGAGTTGGGTCACACAGCCAGAACATGTGCTAAGAAAACAAACTCATCTTTGAGTAATTAG